Proteins from a genomic interval of Ignavibacteriota bacterium:
- a CDS encoding GIY-YIG nuclease family protein, which produces MKKEQKQINSGIYILEVKFFRNTKIIIQKFGEQNFPKGYYYYVGSGQKNLTKRVIRHFKKKKKIHWHIDYITSNLNVKTNSVCIINDQSKDEECNLVQILEKQFKLTHKIKNFGNSDCSKCFSHLLFSKNPIDQSQLLALYQSTVLFIPSDNEIF; this is translated from the coding sequence TTGAAGAAGGAGCAAAAGCAAATTAATTCCGGAATTTATATCCTCGAAGTCAAATTCTTTAGAAATACTAAAATTATTATTCAAAAATTTGGCGAACAGAATTTCCCAAAAGGATATTATTATTATGTTGGAAGCGGGCAGAAAAATTTAACAAAACGAGTCATTCGGCATTTTAAGAAAAAGAAAAAAATTCACTGGCATATTGATTATATAACTTCGAATTTGAATGTAAAGACCAATTCAGTCTGTATAATAAATGACCAAAGTAAAGATGAAGAATGCAATTTAGTCCAAATTTTGGAAAAACAATTTAAGCTTACGCATAAAATAAAAAATTTCGGGAATTCCGATTGCAGTAAGTGTTTTTCACATTTGCTTTTTTCGAAGAATCCAATTGATCAAAGCCAATTATTAGCTTTGTACCAATCAACAGTACTTTTCATTCCTTCTGATAATGAAATATTTTGA